A genomic region of Litoribrevibacter albus contains the following coding sequences:
- a CDS encoding DUF6916 family protein — protein MKTLTCADFAAHLNTTFTARIRDADPEAEIEAINVELELLKAEDRTNEQGERFSLIFSSPKETAVGQGCYPLQHDVMGEQSIFLVPVREVENSIRYEAVFNRLKS, from the coding sequence ATGAAGACACTTACTTGTGCGGATTTTGCCGCACATCTGAACACAACATTCACCGCACGTATTCGTGACGCTGATCCTGAAGCTGAAATCGAAGCAATTAACGTGGAGCTGGAACTTCTCAAGGCTGAAGACAGGACCAACGAGCAAGGAGAACGTTTCTCGCTTATTTTTAGCAGTCCTAAAGAAACTGCCGTCGGACAGGGCTGCTATCCACTGCAACATGATGTTATGGGCGAACAGAGTATCTTTCTGGTGCCAGTTCGAGAGGTTGAGAACAGCATACGCTACGAAGCGGTCTTCAACCGCCTTAAGAGTTAG
- a CDS encoding phage tail protein: MSEPFMGEVKLISFNFAPEHWAYCDGQSLPIGQNTALFSLLGIQFGGDGRSNFNLPDLRGRTPVHSDHSSYPQGLSYGVETVRLNSAEMGYHTHALNATTTNGSTYRPLPTQSKTFATSFDAAVGNVFIYSPAQSLIPLNPNTCSPVGGGQSHNNVQPSVVVGFVMALLGTYPSRN; encoded by the coding sequence ATGAGCGAACCATTTATGGGTGAAGTAAAACTGATCAGTTTTAATTTCGCCCCGGAACATTGGGCCTACTGTGATGGCCAATCACTACCAATCGGACAGAACACCGCATTGTTTTCTCTTCTCGGGATTCAGTTTGGTGGTGATGGACGAAGTAATTTTAATTTGCCTGATTTGCGCGGTCGTACCCCAGTGCATTCAGATCATAGCTCCTACCCTCAGGGCCTTTCATACGGGGTTGAAACAGTAAGACTGAATTCTGCTGAGATGGGCTATCACACCCATGCTCTGAACGCTACTACAACCAACGGTTCTACCTACCGGCCCCTCCCTACACAAAGCAAGACGTTCGCGACTTCGTTTGACGCTGCAGTCGGGAACGTATTTATCTACAGTCCGGCGCAGAGCTTAATTCCACTTAATCCAAATACTTGCAGCCCGGTAGGTGGCGGTCAGTCCCACAATAATGTCCAACCCAGTGTTGTGGTTGGCTTTGTTATGGCTCTGTTGGGCACATACCCCTCACGCAACTAA
- a CDS encoding phage tail protein — MFGGNFAPLHWTFCYGQLLAIADQQALYSLIGTAFGGDGRSSFGIPDFRGRIPIHQGAGPGLTPRIRGQVFGQETVALTVDQIPAHQHAIQASTSAPEYDYPAGMVLGTPNDGALLYTNPTALPSPTLSELADEAVSDAGGGGAHYNMMPTTCISFIIALKGIFPSRN, encoded by the coding sequence ATGTTCGGGGGCAATTTTGCCCCGTTGCATTGGACATTTTGCTACGGCCAGTTACTCGCCATCGCAGATCAACAGGCATTGTATTCCCTTATCGGAACCGCCTTTGGGGGGGACGGACGTTCAAGTTTCGGTATACCTGATTTTCGCGGACGTATCCCCATTCATCAGGGGGCTGGCCCAGGATTGACTCCACGAATAAGAGGTCAGGTATTCGGACAAGAAACAGTGGCTCTCACCGTTGATCAGATTCCTGCTCATCAACATGCCATCCAGGCATCAACCAGTGCGCCGGAATATGACTATCCCGCAGGGATGGTATTAGGCACTCCCAATGACGGAGCGCTTCTTTACACCAATCCAACCGCCCTTCCATCGCCAACCTTGAGTGAGCTGGCTGATGAAGCAGTCAGTGACGCCGGTGGAGGAGGTGCCCACTACAACATGATGCCGACTACGTGTATTAGCTTCATTATTGCCCTGAAAGGGATTTTTCCGTCCCGGAACTGA
- a CDS encoding phage tail protein, translating into MAEPFIGEIRIFPCTFPPEFWAWCSGQILPIGQNPALYAIIGTLYGGNGNTTMGLPDLTRRAAMGQGTGPGLHRRNLGDVVGTNTVELTELTTPKHDHTGYVSTDFLPPKLQSTPSDKSYPSAMRFPGGTIEGYANPDSNLTSMAENALDPAGQSQPHENRQPFLVMNFCIALEGLFPSRN; encoded by the coding sequence ATGGCAGAGCCGTTTATAGGAGAGATAAGAATCTTTCCCTGCACTTTCCCACCCGAGTTCTGGGCCTGGTGTAGCGGTCAGATTTTACCCATCGGCCAAAACCCGGCACTTTATGCCATTATCGGTACTTTGTACGGTGGCAACGGAAATACCACTATGGGCCTCCCTGACCTCACCCGACGGGCGGCTATGGGCCAAGGGACCGGTCCTGGTCTTCACCGTCGTAATTTGGGAGATGTGGTTGGCACAAATACGGTCGAATTGACTGAGCTAACAACGCCAAAGCACGATCATACCGGCTATGTATCAACCGACTTTCTTCCACCAAAGCTTCAGTCCACTCCAAGTGACAAGTCTTATCCTTCCGCAATGCGTTTCCCGGGTGGAACGATCGAAGGATACGCGAACCCGGACTCAAACCTCACGTCAATGGCGGAGAATGCCTTGGACCCAGCCGGTCAGAGTCAACCCCATGAAAATCGGCAGCCCTTCCTGGTGATGAATTTCTGTATTGCTCTGGAAGGACTGTTTCCATCACGAAATTAA
- a CDS encoding GNAT family N-acetyltransferase, translating to MAIEGLNLSKGLGIRPSTPSDKPFLEKLHNSTRDDLKMIDGEKDFVESFIQMQYQVQTEGYGDKFPNAMYFIVEKLQEPIGKVTIDFGQNEIRLVDIAFIPLARGKGYGEAVLSCLQQAAAQAGAPLTLSVFSGNVFAKNLYLKMGFVVEQVTPPYEFLVWYPKPARVIV from the coding sequence ATGGCAATAGAAGGATTGAACTTAAGTAAGGGACTGGGTATTCGTCCCTCCACCCCCTCTGATAAACCATTTCTTGAAAAGTTACACAACAGTACTCGTGATGACTTGAAGATGATCGATGGAGAGAAAGATTTTGTTGAGTCTTTCATCCAAATGCAATACCAGGTTCAGACCGAAGGATACGGTGACAAATTCCCGAATGCGATGTACTTCATCGTTGAAAAGTTACAAGAGCCCATAGGTAAGGTGACAATTGATTTCGGACAGAATGAAATTCGTCTTGTTGATATCGCATTTATACCACTGGCAAGAGGTAAAGGTTATGGTGAAGCGGTATTAAGCTGCCTACAGCAAGCTGCGGCACAGGCCGGAGCGCCGCTGACATTGTCCGTTTTTTCAGGCAATGTGTTTGCAAAAAATCTCTACCTTAAAATGGGGTTTGTTGTCGAACAGGTGACGCCACCCTATGAGTTTCTTGTGTGGTATCCGAAACCTGCACGAGTGATTGTTTAG
- a CDS encoding phytanoyl-CoA dioxygenase family protein has product MMRIEPRSKDADIKPSLLPEHPVIQHSRPLIESSPDAGFAKPHIDALVQALAKITGISANDTLDTLGETLDSGIALSPVQAAKCLQDLMRTHSFMRGVARAIQDQLKEKEQVEILYAGTGPYGLLLLPVLACFKDHRIQATLIDIHNENIDAVKRVVATLELDQYIRSIELADASQWLPPGEQKFDIILSETMNWMLKNEPQVLIFSHLVKYLRDEQSTLIPQQVVLDACVYNARHETDYKQGLMEKTEATDLGLFGCLNRESATAIAAGNLTLLDGEIHIPSPLPVDHNHLKLRTEVQVYQDLWLRDGESSLSLPLCFDHRHFQPGDTLRLTYQYGTVNGSPPGYSVLFPERSKTVEEPVSSDELGALGIRHLKRLWHKAQLDKVGRLNREIRNNEWLLDRSLIDLLEVGLEECLCFLYQTAKDYDSFERWLLEKNGGKIEPHRINEINRYLSTDSTSEPSKTCRYLSEEQKSFWQQNGYLVVENVLDKAQCQASVEAIYRFLEKHPEQPDTWYKHHSAQQNIMVQLFRDPALDANRKSEKIRQVFADLWQSENLHSSTDRVGFNPPETPTHQFNGTRLHWDLNFSEPLVFGIQGMIYLTDVAENQGAFRCVPGFHHKLEQWLAGLPEGADPNQQDLSGLEARYVSAPAGSLVVWHQFLPHGGSPNNALHPRIVQYLTMYP; this is encoded by the coding sequence ATGATGAGAATCGAGCCCCGATCAAAAGATGCGGATATTAAGCCCTCTCTGTTGCCCGAGCACCCAGTGATTCAACATAGCAGACCACTGATAGAGTCCTCCCCTGATGCAGGCTTTGCCAAACCACACATAGATGCTCTGGTCCAGGCTCTGGCGAAAATCACCGGTATCTCTGCCAATGATACTCTAGACACGCTGGGAGAGACCTTAGATTCTGGCATTGCTCTGTCGCCAGTTCAGGCAGCCAAATGCCTTCAGGATCTAATGCGAACCCACAGCTTTATGCGAGGCGTTGCAAGGGCCATTCAGGATCAGTTGAAAGAAAAAGAGCAAGTCGAGATTCTCTATGCTGGAACGGGTCCATATGGATTATTGTTGTTACCAGTATTGGCTTGCTTCAAGGATCACCGCATTCAGGCTACCTTGATTGATATTCACAACGAAAACATTGACGCGGTCAAACGTGTCGTAGCAACGCTAGAGCTTGATCAATACATCCGCTCGATTGAACTGGCAGATGCCTCACAATGGCTTCCGCCAGGAGAACAAAAATTCGATATTATTCTTTCGGAGACGATGAACTGGATGTTGAAGAACGAACCTCAGGTTCTGATTTTCAGTCATCTGGTTAAATACCTTCGGGATGAACAAAGTACTCTGATACCCCAGCAAGTGGTGCTGGATGCCTGCGTGTATAACGCAAGGCATGAAACGGATTACAAACAAGGGTTAATGGAAAAAACCGAGGCAACAGACTTGGGCCTATTTGGCTGCCTCAACCGTGAATCCGCCACGGCAATTGCTGCCGGCAATTTAACCTTACTGGATGGAGAAATTCATATTCCCTCTCCCCTACCAGTAGACCATAATCATTTGAAATTACGCACCGAAGTTCAGGTATATCAAGACTTATGGTTACGGGATGGTGAATCCAGCCTCAGTTTGCCTCTGTGCTTCGACCATCGGCATTTCCAGCCCGGTGACACCCTTCGATTAACGTATCAATACGGAACCGTAAATGGCTCGCCGCCTGGGTATTCTGTACTCTTTCCCGAGCGATCCAAAACAGTCGAAGAACCAGTTTCAAGCGATGAGTTGGGCGCACTGGGCATCAGGCATTTAAAACGCCTATGGCATAAAGCCCAATTGGACAAAGTCGGCCGCCTGAATCGAGAAATCAGAAATAATGAGTGGCTACTCGATCGATCACTCATTGATCTCCTGGAAGTAGGATTGGAAGAGTGCCTCTGTTTTCTATACCAAACTGCAAAGGACTACGACAGCTTTGAACGTTGGTTGCTTGAAAAAAATGGCGGGAAGATAGAGCCCCATCGAATTAATGAAATCAATCGCTATTTATCAACAGATTCAACCTCTGAACCCTCCAAAACCTGTCGTTATTTAAGTGAAGAACAAAAATCTTTCTGGCAACAAAACGGTTATCTGGTGGTTGAAAATGTTCTCGACAAAGCTCAATGCCAGGCTTCGGTAGAGGCAATCTATCGTTTTTTAGAGAAACACCCAGAGCAACCGGACACTTGGTATAAACACCATTCAGCCCAACAAAATATTATGGTGCAGCTATTCCGGGATCCGGCACTTGATGCCAACAGGAAATCCGAAAAAATTCGCCAAGTCTTTGCGGATTTATGGCAATCGGAGAATCTACACAGTTCTACAGACAGAGTAGGATTCAACCCTCCGGAAACCCCTACCCACCAATTCAATGGAACCCGCCTGCACTGGGATCTTAACTTTTCAGAGCCACTGGTATTTGGCATTCAAGGAATGATCTACCTGACAGACGTTGCTGAGAATCAAGGCGCATTCCGTTGTGTTCCGGGCTTCCATCATAAGTTAGAGCAATGGTTAGCAGGACTGCCAGAAGGCGCAGATCCAAACCAACAGGATTTATCAGGGCTTGAGGCTCGTTATGTGTCAGCTCCGGCAGGATCTTTAGTGGTATGGCATCAATTTTTGCCTCATGGAGGGAGTCCGAATAACGCTCTGCACCCTCGAATTGTCCAGTATTTGACGATGTATCCGTAA